From Myotis daubentonii chromosome 15, mMyoDau2.1, whole genome shotgun sequence, one genomic window encodes:
- the DBP gene encoding D site-binding protein, translating into MARPVSDRTPAPLLLGGPAGAPPGGGALLGLRSLLQGTSKPKEPASCLLKEKERKAALPAATVPGPGLETAGPADAPAAAAGGGSPRGRPAAAPGPSLLAPLLWERTLPFGDVEYVDLDAFLLEHGLPPSPPPHGGPSPAPSPVRTPAPSPGPGSCGSASPRSSPGHAPARAALGAAGGHRAGLTSRDTPSPVDPDTVEVLMTFEPDPADLALSSIPGHETFDPRRHRFSEEELKPQPIMKKARKVQVPEEQKDEKYWSRRYKNNEAAKRSRDARRLKENQISVRAAFLEKENALLRQEVVAVRQELSHYRAVLSRYQAQHGAL; encoded by the exons ATGGCGCGGCCCGTGAGCGACAGGACCCCGGCCCCCCTGCTGCTGGGCGGCCCGGCCGGGGCCCCCCCGGGCGGGGGAGCGCTGCTTGGGCTGCGGAGCCTTCTGCAAGGGACCAGCAAGCCCAAAGAACCAGCCAGCT GTCTCCTGAAGGAAAAGGAGCGCAAGGCGGCTCTGCCCGCAGCCACGGTTCCCGGGCCGGGCCTGGAGACGGCGGGCCCGGCGGATGcccccgcggcggcggcgggcggcgggtcCCCCCGGGGGCGCCCAGCGGCCGCTCCGGGCCCGAGTCTGTTGGCGCCGCTGCTGTGGGAGCGGACGCTGCCGTTCGGCGACGTGGAGTACGTGGACCTGGACGCCTTCCTGCTGGAGCACGGGCTCCCCCCCAGCCCGCCGCCCCACGGCGGCCCGTCGCCGGCACCCTCGCCCGTGCGCACGCCCGCACCCTCCCCCGGACCCGGCTCCTGCGGCTCGGCTTCCCCTCGCTCCTCGCCGGGGCACGCCCCCGCCCGGGCCGCCCTCGGGGCCGCCGGCGGCCACCGCGCAG GCCTGACCTCTCGGGACACACCCAGCCCTGTGGACCCAGATACCGTGGAGGTGCTGATGACCTTTGAACCTGACCCTGCTGACTTAGCCCTGTCAAGCATTCCCGGCCACGAGACCTTTGACCCTCGGAGACATCGGTTCTCAGAGGAGGAACTTAAGCCCCAGCCCATCATGAAGAAGGCGAGGAAggtccaggtgccagaggagCAGAAG GACGAGAAGTACTGGAGTCGGCGGTACAAGAATAACGAGGCAGCCAAGAGGTCCCGCGACGCCCGGCGGCTTAAGGAGAACCAGATATCGGTGCGGGCGGCCTTCCTGGAGAAGGAGAACGCCCTGCTGAGGCAGGAGGTGGTGGCCGTGCGCCAGGAGCTGTCCCACTACCGCGCCGTGCTGTCCCGCTACCAGGCCCAGCACGGAGCCCTTTGA
- the CA11 gene encoding carbonic anhydrase-related protein 11 isoform X2 has translation MKRAKRGCGLETKRQPQREAEGRERGREIRRQREAGGLGEGEEGGETEGRRGVGWGTSVPGWLGIWGSGTPCGEKRKAGGPGGTGSRREEREEPREGPGAGKGSPRGLPGMGGAASLSAPRALALWAALGAAAHIGPAPDPEDWWSYKENLQGNFVPAWSLCAVGKRQSPVDVELKRVLYDPFLPPLRLSTGGEKLRGTLYNTGRHVSFLPAPRPVVNVSGGPLLYSHRLSELRLLFGARDGAGSEHQINHQGFSAEVQLIHFNQELYGNLSAASRGPNGLAILSLFVNVAGSSNPFLSRLLNRDTITRISYKNDAYFLQDLSLELLFPESFGFITYQGSLSTPPCSETVTWILIDRVLNITSLQMHSLRLLSQNPPSQIFQSLSGNGRPLQPLAHRALRGNRDPRHPERRCRGPNYRLHVDGAPHGR, from the exons ATGAAAAGAGCCAAGAGGGGGTGTGGATTAGAAACCAAGAGGCAACCTCAGCGAGAAGCAGAAGGCAGAGAGCGGGGTAGAGAGATCAGGAGGCAGCGGGAGGCTGGAGGGttgggggaaggagaagaaggaggagagacagaggggaggagaggagtgggTTGGGGGACCTCCGTCCCTGGCTGGCTTGGCATCTGGGGGTCCGGGACTCCCtgtggggagaagaggaaggctGGAGGTCCTGGAGGGACAGGGTCCCGCCgagaagagagggaagagccGAGAGAGGGGCCGGGCGCTGGGAAGGGGtcgcccagaggcctcccggggATGGGCGGTGCGGCCAGTCTGAGCGCCCCCCGAGCGCTGGCACTCTGGGCTGCCCTGGGGGCGGCAG CTCACATCGGACCCGCACCTGACCCCGAGGACTGGTGGAGCTACAAGGAGAATCTCCAGGGAAACTTCGTGCCAG CCTGGAGTCTGTGTGCAGTGGGGAAGCGGCAGAGCCCCGTGGATGTGGAGCTGAAGAGGGTTCTATATgaccccttcctgcccccactgAGGCTCAGCACTGGGGGAGAGAAG CTCCGGGGAACCCTGTACAACACCGGTCGCCACGTGTCCTTCTTGCCTGCACCCCGGCCTGTGGTCAATGTGTCTGGGGGTCCCCTCCTTTATAGCCACCGACTCAGTGAACTGCGCCTGCTATTTGGAGCACGTGATGGGGCAGGCTCTGAACACCAGATCAACCACCAGGGCTTCTCTGCTGAG GTGCAGCTCATCCACTTCAACCAAGAACTTTATGGGAACCTCAGTGCTGCCTCCCGGGGCCCCAATGGCTTGGCCATTCTCAGCCTCTTTGTCAAT GTGGCTGGCAGCTCAAACCCATTCCTCAGCCGCCTCCTTAACCGTGATACCATCACCCGAATCTCCTACAAGA ATGATGCCTACTTTCTCCAAGACCTGAGCCTGGAGCTCCTGTTCCCGGAATCCTTCGGCTTCATCACCTATCAGGGCTCTCTCAGCACCCCACCCTGCTCTGAGACTGTCACCTGGATCCTCATTGACCGGGTCCTGAATATCACGTCCCTCCAG ATGCACTCCCTGAGACTCCTGAGCCAGAATCCTCCATCCCAGATCTTCCAGAGCCTCAGCGGTAACGGCCGGCCCCTGCAGCCCTTGGCCCATAGGGCCTTGAGGGGCAACAGGGACCCCCGGCACCCCGAGAGGCGCTGCCGAGGCCCCAACTACCGCCTGCATG TGGATGGTGCCCCCCACGGTCGCTGA
- the SPHK2 gene encoding sphingosine kinase 2 isoform X3 translates to MAPPPLSPLATSTPLLHGEFGSYPARGPRFALTLTPQALHIQRLRPKPEARPRGGLVLLAEVSGCCTLRSRSPSDPAAYLCIYTYPRGRRGGRRRATRTFGADGAATYEENRAEVQRWATVLTCLLRGLQLPGNGEITSHLLPRPPRLLLLVNPFGGRGLAWQLCKNHVLPMISEAGLSFNLIQTERQNHARELVQGLSLSEWDGIVTVSGDGLLYEVLNGLLDRPDWEEAMKTPVGILPCGSGNALAGAVNQHGGFEQALGIDLLLNCSLLLCRGGCRPLDLLSVTLASGSRCFSFLSVAWGFVSDVDIQSERFRALGSARFTLGTVLGLAALHTYRGRISYLPATVEPASPAPAHGLPRAKSELTLAPVPARTVAHSPLHRSVSDLPLSLPQPALTSPDSPEPLPVLSLNGGGPELARDWGGAGDPPLSPDPLLPSPPGSPRSALLSPITEGAPEMPASSGLLPPTPDGDPVAISAGGPPDHLLPPLGTPLPPGWVTLEGDFVLMLAISPSHLGADLVAVPHARFDDGLVHLCWVRGGISRAALLRLFLAMERGSHFSLGCPQLGYAAARAFRLEPLTPRGVLTVDGEQVEYGPLQAQVHPGLGTLLTGPPGRPGREP, encoded by the exons ATGGCCCCGCCGCCGCTGTCACCCCTGGCCACCAGCACTCCACTCCTGCATGGCGAGTTTGGCTCCTACCCAGCCCGAGGCCCACGCTTCGCCCTCACTCTCACACCACAGGCTCTGCACATCCAGCGGCTGCGCCCAAAGCCTGAAGCCAGGCCCCGGGGCGGCTTGGTCCTGCTGGCCGAGGTCTCGGGCTGTTGCACCCTGCGCAGCCGCAGCCCCTCTGACCCGGCGGCCTACCTCTGCATCTACACGTATCCTCGGGGCCGGCGTGGGGGCCGGCGCAGGGCCACGCGTACCTTTGGGGCTGACGGGGCGGCCACCTATGAGGAGAACCGGGCCGAGGTCCAGCGCTGGGCCACCGTCCTCACGTGTCTGCTCCGTGGACTGCAGCTGCCTGGGAACGGGG AAATCACCTCCCATCTTCTGCCAAGGCCACCCCGATTGCTTCTATTGGTCAATCCCtttggtgggaggggcctggcctggcagTTGTGTAAGAACCACGTGCTGCCCATGATCTCCGAAGCTGGGCTGTCCTTCAACCTCATCCAGACAG AACGACAGAACCATGCTCGGGAGCTGGTCCAGGGACTGAGCCTGAGCGAGTGGGATGGCATCGTCACAGTGTCGGGAGATGGGCTGCTGTATGAG GTGCTGAATGGACTCCTCGATCGCCCTGACTGGGAAGAGGCCATGAAGACTCCCGTGGGCATCCTCCCCTGTGGCTCCGGCAACGCACTGGCTGGAGCCGTGAACCAGCATGGGGG GTTTGAGCAGGCCCTGGGCATTGACCTGCTGCTCAATTGCTCTCTGCTGCTCTGCCGGGGTGGCTGCCGCCCGCTGGACCTCCTCTCTGTGACCCTGGCCTCGGGCTCCCGCTGTTTCTCCTTCCTGTCTGTGGCCTGGGGCTTCGTGTCAGACGTGGACATCCAGAGTGAGCGCTTCAGGGCCTTGGGCAGTGCCCGCTTCACACTGGGCACGGTGCTGGGCCTTGCCGCACTGCACACCTACCGTGGACGCATCTCCTACCTACCTGCCACCGTGGAGCCTGCCTCACCCGCCCCCGCCCATGGCCTGCCCCGTGCCAAGTCAGAGCTGACCCTGGCCCCCGTCCCAGCTCGAACCGTGGCCCACTCACCCCTTCATCGCTCTGTGTCTGACCTGCCCCTGTCACTGCCTCAGCCTGCCCTGACCTCCCCGGACTCACCGGAACCACTCCCCGTCCTGTCACTCAATGGTGGAGGCCCAGAGCTGGCCAGGGACTGGGGCGGCGCTGGGGATCCTCCACTGTCCCCAGACCCACTGCTGCCCTCGCCCCCTGGCTCCCCCAGATCAGCTCTACTCTCACCCATCACCGAGGGGGCACCCGAAATGCCAGCATCCTCTGGGCtactgcctcccacccctgatggTGACCCGGTAGCCATCTCTGCTGGAGGCCCACCAGACCACCTGCTTCCTCCCCTGGGCACCCCACTACCCCCAGGCTGGGTGACGCTGGAGGGGGACTTTGTGCTCATGCTGGCCATCTCCCCCAGCCACCTGGGGGCTGACCTCGTGGCCGTCCCCCACGCGCGCTTTGATGATGGCCTGGTGCACCTGTGCTGGGTGCGCGGCGGCATCTCGCGGGCGGCGCTGCTGCGCCTTTTCCTGGCCATGGAGCGCGGGAGCCACTTCAGCCTGGGCTGCCCGCAGCTGGGCTATGCCGCAGCGCGTGCCTTTCGCCTCGAGCCGCTCACTCCTCGCGGGGTGCTCACGGTGGACGGGGAGCAGGTGGAGTACGGGCCCCTGCAGGCTCAGGTGCATCCGGGCCTAGGTACGCTACTCACTGGGCCTCCAGGCCGCCCCGGGCGAGAGCCCTGA
- the CA11 gene encoding carbonic anhydrase-related protein 11 isoform X1: MKRAKRGCGLETKRQPQREAEGRERGREIRRQREAGGLGEGEEGGETEGRRGVGWGTSVPGWLGIWGSGTPCGEKRKAGGPGGTGSRREEREEPREGPGAGKGSPRGLPGMGGAASLSAPRALALWAALGAAAHIGPAPDPEDWWSYKENLQGNFVPGPPFWGLVNAAWSLCAVGKRQSPVDVELKRVLYDPFLPPLRLSTGGEKLRGTLYNTGRHVSFLPAPRPVVNVSGGPLLYSHRLSELRLLFGARDGAGSEHQINHQGFSAEVQLIHFNQELYGNLSAASRGPNGLAILSLFVNVAGSSNPFLSRLLNRDTITRISYKNDAYFLQDLSLELLFPESFGFITYQGSLSTPPCSETVTWILIDRVLNITSLQMHSLRLLSQNPPSQIFQSLSGNGRPLQPLAHRALRGNRDPRHPERRCRGPNYRLHVDGAPHGR, from the exons ATGAAAAGAGCCAAGAGGGGGTGTGGATTAGAAACCAAGAGGCAACCTCAGCGAGAAGCAGAAGGCAGAGAGCGGGGTAGAGAGATCAGGAGGCAGCGGGAGGCTGGAGGGttgggggaaggagaagaaggaggagagacagaggggaggagaggagtgggTTGGGGGACCTCCGTCCCTGGCTGGCTTGGCATCTGGGGGTCCGGGACTCCCtgtggggagaagaggaaggctGGAGGTCCTGGAGGGACAGGGTCCCGCCgagaagagagggaagagccGAGAGAGGGGCCGGGCGCTGGGAAGGGGtcgcccagaggcctcccggggATGGGCGGTGCGGCCAGTCTGAGCGCCCCCCGAGCGCTGGCACTCTGGGCTGCCCTGGGGGCGGCAG CTCACATCGGACCCGCACCTGACCCCGAGGACTGGTGGAGCTACAAGGAGAATCTCCAGGGAAACTTCGTGCCAG ggcctcccttctGGGGCCTGGTGAACGCAGCCTGGAGTCTGTGTGCAGTGGGGAAGCGGCAGAGCCCCGTGGATGTGGAGCTGAAGAGGGTTCTATATgaccccttcctgcccccactgAGGCTCAGCACTGGGGGAGAGAAG CTCCGGGGAACCCTGTACAACACCGGTCGCCACGTGTCCTTCTTGCCTGCACCCCGGCCTGTGGTCAATGTGTCTGGGGGTCCCCTCCTTTATAGCCACCGACTCAGTGAACTGCGCCTGCTATTTGGAGCACGTGATGGGGCAGGCTCTGAACACCAGATCAACCACCAGGGCTTCTCTGCTGAG GTGCAGCTCATCCACTTCAACCAAGAACTTTATGGGAACCTCAGTGCTGCCTCCCGGGGCCCCAATGGCTTGGCCATTCTCAGCCTCTTTGTCAAT GTGGCTGGCAGCTCAAACCCATTCCTCAGCCGCCTCCTTAACCGTGATACCATCACCCGAATCTCCTACAAGA ATGATGCCTACTTTCTCCAAGACCTGAGCCTGGAGCTCCTGTTCCCGGAATCCTTCGGCTTCATCACCTATCAGGGCTCTCTCAGCACCCCACCCTGCTCTGAGACTGTCACCTGGATCCTCATTGACCGGGTCCTGAATATCACGTCCCTCCAG ATGCACTCCCTGAGACTCCTGAGCCAGAATCCTCCATCCCAGATCTTCCAGAGCCTCAGCGGTAACGGCCGGCCCCTGCAGCCCTTGGCCCATAGGGCCTTGAGGGGCAACAGGGACCCCCGGCACCCCGAGAGGCGCTGCCGAGGCCCCAACTACCGCCTGCATG TGGATGGTGCCCCCCACGGTCGCTGA
- the SPHK2 gene encoding sphingosine kinase 2 isoform X1 gives METQTPEQELSWSWGPRLRTVQDRAGAMAPPPLSPLATSTPLLHGEFGSYPARGPRFALTLTPQALHIQRLRPKPEARPRGGLVLLAEVSGCCTLRSRSPSDPAAYLCIYTYPRGRRGGRRRATRTFGADGAATYEENRAEVQRWATVLTCLLRGLQLPGNGEITSHLLPRPPRLLLLVNPFGGRGLAWQLCKNHVLPMISEAGLSFNLIQTERQNHARELVQGLSLSEWDGIVTVSGDGLLYEVLNGLLDRPDWEEAMKTPVGILPCGSGNALAGAVNQHGGFEQALGIDLLLNCSLLLCRGGCRPLDLLSVTLASGSRCFSFLSVAWGFVSDVDIQSERFRALGSARFTLGTVLGLAALHTYRGRISYLPATVEPASPAPAHGLPRAKSELTLAPVPARTVAHSPLHRSVSDLPLSLPQPALTSPDSPEPLPVLSLNGGGPELARDWGGAGDPPLSPDPLLPSPPGSPRSALLSPITEGAPEMPASSGLLPPTPDGDPVAISAGGPPDHLLPPLGTPLPPGWVTLEGDFVLMLAISPSHLGADLVAVPHARFDDGLVHLCWVRGGISRAALLRLFLAMERGSHFSLGCPQLGYAAARAFRLEPLTPRGVLTVDGEQVEYGPLQAQVHPGLGTLLTGPPGRPGREP, from the exons ATGGAAACCCAG ACGCCAGAGCAGGAGCTGAGCTGGAGCTGGGGCCCCAGGCTTAGGACTGTCCAGGACAGGGCCGGAGCCATGGCCCCGCCGCCGCTGTCACCCCTGGCCACCAGCACTCCACTCCTGCATGGCGAGTTTGGCTCCTACCCAGCCCGAGGCCCACGCTTCGCCCTCACTCTCACACCACAGGCTCTGCACATCCAGCGGCTGCGCCCAAAGCCTGAAGCCAGGCCCCGGGGCGGCTTGGTCCTGCTGGCCGAGGTCTCGGGCTGTTGCACCCTGCGCAGCCGCAGCCCCTCTGACCCGGCGGCCTACCTCTGCATCTACACGTATCCTCGGGGCCGGCGTGGGGGCCGGCGCAGGGCCACGCGTACCTTTGGGGCTGACGGGGCGGCCACCTATGAGGAGAACCGGGCCGAGGTCCAGCGCTGGGCCACCGTCCTCACGTGTCTGCTCCGTGGACTGCAGCTGCCTGGGAACGGGG AAATCACCTCCCATCTTCTGCCAAGGCCACCCCGATTGCTTCTATTGGTCAATCCCtttggtgggaggggcctggcctggcagTTGTGTAAGAACCACGTGCTGCCCATGATCTCCGAAGCTGGGCTGTCCTTCAACCTCATCCAGACAG AACGACAGAACCATGCTCGGGAGCTGGTCCAGGGACTGAGCCTGAGCGAGTGGGATGGCATCGTCACAGTGTCGGGAGATGGGCTGCTGTATGAG GTGCTGAATGGACTCCTCGATCGCCCTGACTGGGAAGAGGCCATGAAGACTCCCGTGGGCATCCTCCCCTGTGGCTCCGGCAACGCACTGGCTGGAGCCGTGAACCAGCATGGGGG GTTTGAGCAGGCCCTGGGCATTGACCTGCTGCTCAATTGCTCTCTGCTGCTCTGCCGGGGTGGCTGCCGCCCGCTGGACCTCCTCTCTGTGACCCTGGCCTCGGGCTCCCGCTGTTTCTCCTTCCTGTCTGTGGCCTGGGGCTTCGTGTCAGACGTGGACATCCAGAGTGAGCGCTTCAGGGCCTTGGGCAGTGCCCGCTTCACACTGGGCACGGTGCTGGGCCTTGCCGCACTGCACACCTACCGTGGACGCATCTCCTACCTACCTGCCACCGTGGAGCCTGCCTCACCCGCCCCCGCCCATGGCCTGCCCCGTGCCAAGTCAGAGCTGACCCTGGCCCCCGTCCCAGCTCGAACCGTGGCCCACTCACCCCTTCATCGCTCTGTGTCTGACCTGCCCCTGTCACTGCCTCAGCCTGCCCTGACCTCCCCGGACTCACCGGAACCACTCCCCGTCCTGTCACTCAATGGTGGAGGCCCAGAGCTGGCCAGGGACTGGGGCGGCGCTGGGGATCCTCCACTGTCCCCAGACCCACTGCTGCCCTCGCCCCCTGGCTCCCCCAGATCAGCTCTACTCTCACCCATCACCGAGGGGGCACCCGAAATGCCAGCATCCTCTGGGCtactgcctcccacccctgatggTGACCCGGTAGCCATCTCTGCTGGAGGCCCACCAGACCACCTGCTTCCTCCCCTGGGCACCCCACTACCCCCAGGCTGGGTGACGCTGGAGGGGGACTTTGTGCTCATGCTGGCCATCTCCCCCAGCCACCTGGGGGCTGACCTCGTGGCCGTCCCCCACGCGCGCTTTGATGATGGCCTGGTGCACCTGTGCTGGGTGCGCGGCGGCATCTCGCGGGCGGCGCTGCTGCGCCTTTTCCTGGCCATGGAGCGCGGGAGCCACTTCAGCCTGGGCTGCCCGCAGCTGGGCTATGCCGCAGCGCGTGCCTTTCGCCTCGAGCCGCTCACTCCTCGCGGGGTGCTCACGGTGGACGGGGAGCAGGTGGAGTACGGGCCCCTGCAGGCTCAGGTGCATCCGGGCCTAGGTACGCTACTCACTGGGCCTCCAGGCCGCCCCGGGCGAGAGCCCTGA
- the SPHK2 gene encoding sphingosine kinase 2 isoform X2, translated as MDISQQRSVDQTPEQELSWSWGPRLRTVQDRAGAMAPPPLSPLATSTPLLHGEFGSYPARGPRFALTLTPQALHIQRLRPKPEARPRGGLVLLAEVSGCCTLRSRSPSDPAAYLCIYTYPRGRRGGRRRATRTFGADGAATYEENRAEVQRWATVLTCLLRGLQLPGNGEITSHLLPRPPRLLLLVNPFGGRGLAWQLCKNHVLPMISEAGLSFNLIQTERQNHARELVQGLSLSEWDGIVTVSGDGLLYEVLNGLLDRPDWEEAMKTPVGILPCGSGNALAGAVNQHGGFEQALGIDLLLNCSLLLCRGGCRPLDLLSVTLASGSRCFSFLSVAWGFVSDVDIQSERFRALGSARFTLGTVLGLAALHTYRGRISYLPATVEPASPAPAHGLPRAKSELTLAPVPARTVAHSPLHRSVSDLPLSLPQPALTSPDSPEPLPVLSLNGGGPELARDWGGAGDPPLSPDPLLPSPPGSPRSALLSPITEGAPEMPASSGLLPPTPDGDPVAISAGGPPDHLLPPLGTPLPPGWVTLEGDFVLMLAISPSHLGADLVAVPHARFDDGLVHLCWVRGGISRAALLRLFLAMERGSHFSLGCPQLGYAAARAFRLEPLTPRGVLTVDGEQVEYGPLQAQVHPGLGTLLTGPPGRPGREP; from the exons ATGGACATCTCCCAGCAGAGGAGCGTGGACCAG ACGCCAGAGCAGGAGCTGAGCTGGAGCTGGGGCCCCAGGCTTAGGACTGTCCAGGACAGGGCCGGAGCCATGGCCCCGCCGCCGCTGTCACCCCTGGCCACCAGCACTCCACTCCTGCATGGCGAGTTTGGCTCCTACCCAGCCCGAGGCCCACGCTTCGCCCTCACTCTCACACCACAGGCTCTGCACATCCAGCGGCTGCGCCCAAAGCCTGAAGCCAGGCCCCGGGGCGGCTTGGTCCTGCTGGCCGAGGTCTCGGGCTGTTGCACCCTGCGCAGCCGCAGCCCCTCTGACCCGGCGGCCTACCTCTGCATCTACACGTATCCTCGGGGCCGGCGTGGGGGCCGGCGCAGGGCCACGCGTACCTTTGGGGCTGACGGGGCGGCCACCTATGAGGAGAACCGGGCCGAGGTCCAGCGCTGGGCCACCGTCCTCACGTGTCTGCTCCGTGGACTGCAGCTGCCTGGGAACGGGG AAATCACCTCCCATCTTCTGCCAAGGCCACCCCGATTGCTTCTATTGGTCAATCCCtttggtgggaggggcctggcctggcagTTGTGTAAGAACCACGTGCTGCCCATGATCTCCGAAGCTGGGCTGTCCTTCAACCTCATCCAGACAG AACGACAGAACCATGCTCGGGAGCTGGTCCAGGGACTGAGCCTGAGCGAGTGGGATGGCATCGTCACAGTGTCGGGAGATGGGCTGCTGTATGAG GTGCTGAATGGACTCCTCGATCGCCCTGACTGGGAAGAGGCCATGAAGACTCCCGTGGGCATCCTCCCCTGTGGCTCCGGCAACGCACTGGCTGGAGCCGTGAACCAGCATGGGGG GTTTGAGCAGGCCCTGGGCATTGACCTGCTGCTCAATTGCTCTCTGCTGCTCTGCCGGGGTGGCTGCCGCCCGCTGGACCTCCTCTCTGTGACCCTGGCCTCGGGCTCCCGCTGTTTCTCCTTCCTGTCTGTGGCCTGGGGCTTCGTGTCAGACGTGGACATCCAGAGTGAGCGCTTCAGGGCCTTGGGCAGTGCCCGCTTCACACTGGGCACGGTGCTGGGCCTTGCCGCACTGCACACCTACCGTGGACGCATCTCCTACCTACCTGCCACCGTGGAGCCTGCCTCACCCGCCCCCGCCCATGGCCTGCCCCGTGCCAAGTCAGAGCTGACCCTGGCCCCCGTCCCAGCTCGAACCGTGGCCCACTCACCCCTTCATCGCTCTGTGTCTGACCTGCCCCTGTCACTGCCTCAGCCTGCCCTGACCTCCCCGGACTCACCGGAACCACTCCCCGTCCTGTCACTCAATGGTGGAGGCCCAGAGCTGGCCAGGGACTGGGGCGGCGCTGGGGATCCTCCACTGTCCCCAGACCCACTGCTGCCCTCGCCCCCTGGCTCCCCCAGATCAGCTCTACTCTCACCCATCACCGAGGGGGCACCCGAAATGCCAGCATCCTCTGGGCtactgcctcccacccctgatggTGACCCGGTAGCCATCTCTGCTGGAGGCCCACCAGACCACCTGCTTCCTCCCCTGGGCACCCCACTACCCCCAGGCTGGGTGACGCTGGAGGGGGACTTTGTGCTCATGCTGGCCATCTCCCCCAGCCACCTGGGGGCTGACCTCGTGGCCGTCCCCCACGCGCGCTTTGATGATGGCCTGGTGCACCTGTGCTGGGTGCGCGGCGGCATCTCGCGGGCGGCGCTGCTGCGCCTTTTCCTGGCCATGGAGCGCGGGAGCCACTTCAGCCTGGGCTGCCCGCAGCTGGGCTATGCCGCAGCGCGTGCCTTTCGCCTCGAGCCGCTCACTCCTCGCGGGGTGCTCACGGTGGACGGGGAGCAGGTGGAGTACGGGCCCCTGCAGGCTCAGGTGCATCCGGGCCTAGGTACGCTACTCACTGGGCCTCCAGGCCGCCCCGGGCGAGAGCCCTGA